A part of Prolixibacteraceae bacterium genomic DNA contains:
- a CDS encoding 4-hydroxybutyrate dehydrogenase — protein sequence MQQLKLKTTIEEYVLFKDFADSYKLGPKDLILTNQSLYKAFLSPLEIPCIVIFREQFGRGEPNDEMINAIILEIEQYDFERVVAIGGGSIVDIAKLLVLEGVNDIVNVFEQKQSCNKNKELIVVPTTCGTGSEVTNISIVEIKSKHTKMGLANDAILPDHAILIPELLRGLPFKYFMTSAIDALIHATEALVSPKASPYTDLFSRAAIQSIVTIFQGIVSHGEDYRMDYLAEMLRASNQAGIAFGNAGVGAVHALSYPLGAAYHVPHGEANFQFFTPVLDLYHKYHPEGKIQELCLLLASILDVKPSEAIDSLDDLLKRLIPKPKLHEYGMKEEEIVCFVDNVILSQQRLLKNNYTALTRSDMEAIYRNLY from the coding sequence ATGCAACAACTCAAGTTAAAAACCACGATTGAAGAATATGTGCTGTTCAAAGATTTTGCAGACTCGTATAAGTTAGGGCCTAAAGATTTGATCCTAACTAATCAATCCCTTTATAAAGCATTTTTATCTCCTTTAGAGATCCCATGTATTGTGATCTTTAGAGAACAATTTGGTCGTGGAGAACCCAATGATGAGATGATCAATGCCATCATATTAGAAATAGAACAGTATGATTTTGAAAGAGTGGTTGCGATAGGAGGTGGCTCCATTGTGGATATTGCGAAGCTACTGGTGCTAGAGGGTGTCAATGATATAGTTAATGTTTTCGAACAGAAGCAATCGTGTAACAAAAATAAAGAGCTTATAGTGGTTCCAACCACTTGTGGCACGGGGAGCGAAGTGACTAATATTTCCATTGTTGAGATTAAATCGAAACACACCAAGATGGGGTTAGCCAACGATGCTATTCTTCCTGATCATGCCATTCTTATTCCAGAACTATTACGTGGACTTCCATTTAAATATTTTATGACGAGTGCCATTGACGCTCTAATTCATGCAACCGAAGCACTGGTGTCCCCTAAGGCCTCTCCCTATACAGATCTTTTTAGCCGGGCTGCCATTCAATCTATTGTGACTATCTTTCAGGGTATCGTGAGCCATGGAGAGGACTATCGCATGGATTACCTCGCTGAAATGCTTCGAGCAAGTAACCAAGCAGGGATAGCATTCGGGAATGCTGGCGTAGGAGCAGTTCATGCGCTCTCTTATCCGTTAGGTGCTGCTTATCATGTTCCTCATGGAGAGGCTAACTTCCAATTTTTTACTCCTGTTTTAGACTTATACCATAAATATCATCCTGAAGGAAAGATTCAAGAGTTGTGCCTTCTTCTTGCCTCTATACTTGATGTGAAGCCTTCGGAGGCAATAGATTCTCTAGATGACCTTCTAAAGCGATTGATTCCTAAGCCTAAATTACATGAATATGGAATGAAAGAAGAGGAGATAGTATGTTTTGTGGATAATGTCATCTTAAGCCAACAACGTCTTCTGAAGAATAACTACACAGCTCTCACTAGATCAGATATGGAAGCCATATATCGTAATCTATATTGA
- a CDS encoding glycoside hydrolase family 88 protein yields the protein MKKVLGIIALCLMVLSSCQTKKSDKDFIKENTDFSAKQISLEFKKMDSLGVILNPRTIHHDGTVRYNKPALWTSGFFPGSLWYLYELTGDNIWKLRAEKLTKTIENMQYSTRTHDVGFVIYCSFGNGYRLVHTPEYKQVIINAAKSLTTRFRPRVGCIQSWSTKKGWQAERGWQCPVIIDNMMNLELLFEASKISGDDTFRDIAIKHADTTLKNHYRKDYSSFHVIDYDSITGAFRKGCTAQGFADYSAWARGQAWGLYGYTMCYRETKDPKYLEQAKHIASFILNHPRLPKDMVPYWDFDCTDIPDTYRDASAASVTSSALYELSTFVEGDESKNFKTAADNIMASLASPSYKAKLGENHNFLLMHSVGSIPHNNEIDVPLNYADYYFLESLVRKREIEKNLN from the coding sequence ATGAAAAAGGTACTGGGCATTATAGCATTATGCTTGATGGTTTTATCATCATGTCAAACTAAAAAATCTGACAAAGATTTTATTAAAGAAAACACGGACTTTTCTGCCAAGCAAATCTCATTGGAATTTAAAAAAATGGATAGTCTAGGTGTTATTCTTAATCCAAGAACAATACATCATGATGGTACTGTTAGATATAATAAACCAGCACTTTGGACAAGTGGTTTTTTCCCTGGATCACTTTGGTATTTATATGAACTTACAGGTGACAATATTTGGAAACTTAGGGCTGAAAAATTGACTAAGACGATTGAAAATATGCAGTATTCTACGCGAACTCATGATGTGGGATTTGTAATATATTGTAGCTTTGGTAATGGTTATCGTTTGGTGCATACTCCAGAATATAAGCAGGTTATTATCAATGCTGCAAAATCTCTTACAACAAGATTTCGTCCTAGAGTGGGTTGTATTCAATCTTGGAGTACAAAAAAAGGTTGGCAAGCAGAGAGAGGATGGCAGTGTCCTGTAATTATCGATAACATGATGAACCTAGAACTTCTTTTTGAAGCTTCTAAGATCTCTGGTGATGACACGTTTAGAGATATTGCGATTAAACATGCTGATACAACCCTTAAGAATCATTATCGTAAAGATTATAGTTCATTTCATGTGATAGATTATGATAGTATCACAGGTGCTTTTCGAAAGGGCTGTACTGCACAAGGATTTGCAGACTACTCAGCATGGGCTAGAGGACAAGCATGGGGGCTATATGGATATACGATGTGCTATCGCGAGACCAAAGATCCTAAGTATTTAGAGCAAGCAAAACATATAGCGTCGTTTATTCTAAATCATCCGCGTCTTCCTAAGGATATGGTGCCTTATTGGGATTTTGATTGTACTGATATTCCTGATACTTACAGAGATGCTTCTGCTGCTTCTGTAACCTCTTCCGCTTTGTATGAACTGTCCACATTTGTTGAAGGAGATGAATCTAAGAATTTTAAAACTGCTGCAGATAATATCATGGCAAGTTTGGCATCACCAAGCTATAAAGCAAAATTGGGAGAAAACCATAATTTCCTTTTGATGCACTCTGTAGGGAGTATTCCTCATAATAATGAAATTGATGTACCACTAAATTATGCTGATTACTACTTTCTTGAGTCGTTGGTTCGTAAAAGAGAAATAGAAAAAAATTTAAACTAA
- a CDS encoding glycoside hydrolase family 88 protein encodes MKRALGFLVLAVIALTACQSKKAETNFIEENTQFAADQINLEFKKMDSLGVILNPRTLHRDGTVRYNKPRLWTSGFFPGSLWYLYELTGDEKWKQRAEKLTKTIESQQFTTSNHDVGFIIYCSFGNGYRLANIPEYKQVIINAAKSLSTRFRPQVGCIQSWGVTNGWPSKRGWQCPVIIDNMMNLELLFEASKLSGDDSFRDIAIKHADTTIKNHYRKDYSSFHVVDYDSITGAARNGVTAQGFADESAWARGQAWGLYGYTMCYRETKDPKYLEQAERIAEFMLNHPRLPKDMVPYWDYDCTDIPNTYRDASAAAVTTSALYELCTYVEGVDAKKYKDAANKILSSLASPSYRAKLGENHNFILMHSVGSIPHNNEIDVPLNYADYYFLEALVRKRELDKK; translated from the coding sequence ATGAAAAGAGCATTAGGCTTTTTAGTTCTTGCAGTGATTGCATTGACAGCTTGCCAAAGCAAAAAGGCAGAAACAAACTTCATTGAAGAGAATACTCAATTTGCGGCCGATCAAATAAACTTAGAGTTTAAGAAGATGGATAGCCTTGGAGTAATCTTAAATCCTCGTACACTACATCGTGACGGTACGGTAAGGTATAATAAGCCAAGGTTGTGGACAAGTGGATTTTTCCCTGGTTCTCTTTGGTATTTATATGAACTGACTGGAGATGAGAAATGGAAGCAGAGAGCGGAGAAGCTAACTAAGACTATCGAAAGTCAACAGTTTACAACGAGTAATCATGATGTTGGATTTATCATCTACTGCAGTTTCGGTAATGGATATCGTCTGGCCAATATCCCAGAATATAAGCAAGTAATTATTAATGCAGCAAAATCATTATCTACTAGATTTCGTCCTCAAGTAGGATGTATTCAATCTTGGGGTGTAACGAATGGCTGGCCTTCAAAGCGTGGATGGCAATGTCCCGTAATCATCGATAATATGATGAACTTAGAGCTGCTTTTTGAAGCATCAAAACTCTCTGGTGACGATAGTTTCCGAGATATTGCAATTAAGCATGCTGATACTACAATTAAGAATCACTATCGTAAAGACTATAGTTCATTCCATGTTGTCGATTATGATAGCATCACGGGTGCTGCTCGTAATGGTGTAACTGCTCAGGGATTTGCTGATGAATCGGCATGGGCTCGTGGTCAGGCATGGGGACTATATGGTTACACAATGTGTTATCGTGAAACAAAAGATCCTAAATATCTGGAACAAGCTGAACGTATTGCCGAGTTTATGTTGAACCATCCACGTCTACCGAAAGATATGGTTCCTTATTGGGATTACGATTGTACTGATATTCCAAACACATATAGAGATGCTTCTGCAGCAGCAGTGACAACTTCTGCTTTATATGAACTATGTACATATGTTGAAGGTGTAGATGCTAAGAAATATAAGGATGCTGCAAATAAGATTCTATCGAGTCTGGCATCACCAAGTTACAGAGCAAAGTTAGGAGAAAACCACAATTTTATTTTGATGCATTCAGTTGGAAGTATTCCTCATAATAATGAGATTGATGTTCCATTAAATTATGCTGATTACTATTTCTTAGAGGCATTGGTTCGTAAAAGAGAACTTGATAAGAAATAA
- a CDS encoding porin family protein: MKKVFIAAVAALLMIGSTFQADAQENYNTRKIQSTYFKVKGGYGWGVAKDGYYIDMGQGSSVDGVQEQIFTSLGGGAIAGIAVGHFFTDHFGAELDFTYLKGTKQNVQNVSVGGVTYQSADAYTNQYRLAPTIIMSTGNSKTFSLYTKVGFVLPMGGYAMVESSAVDPNTSAKMEIDQKINGDFSIGFTGVLGVQYRINDRFAAFVELEGVYLNIKRQKSTIEKFHVNGNDQLDNFTAITGKPIEVEYVDSVDSNNPDPSKALKTTSPYSKQGFNIGITYFL; the protein is encoded by the coding sequence ATGAAGAAAGTATTTATTGCTGCTGTTGCAGCACTATTAATGATAGGTTCTACCTTTCAAGCCGACGCACAAGAAAACTACAACACAAGAAAAATCCAATCTACTTACTTTAAAGTAAAAGGTGGATATGGATGGGGTGTAGCCAAAGATGGTTACTATATTGATATGGGTCAAGGAAGTTCTGTTGATGGAGTCCAAGAACAAATCTTCACCTCTTTGGGAGGAGGAGCCATTGCAGGAATCGCAGTAGGACACTTCTTTACAGATCATTTTGGAGCAGAACTTGATTTTACCTACTTAAAAGGAACGAAACAGAATGTTCAGAATGTTTCTGTAGGTGGTGTGACTTATCAGTCTGCTGATGCATATACCAATCAATATCGATTGGCTCCAACAATTATTATGAGTACAGGTAATAGCAAAACATTTAGTTTGTATACTAAAGTAGGTTTTGTATTGCCGATGGGTGGATATGCTATGGTCGAATCTAGTGCTGTTGATCCTAATACATCCGCAAAGATGGAAATTGACCAGAAGATTAATGGTGATTTTTCAATCGGTTTTACTGGAGTACTAGGTGTTCAATATCGAATTAATGATCGTTTTGCAGCATTCGTTGAATTGGAAGGGGTTTATTTAAATATCAAACGTCAAAAATCTACCATTGAAAAATTTCATGTTAATGGTAATGACCAATTGGATAACTTTACTGCAATTACAGGAAAGCCTATAGAGGTAGAGTATGTTGATTCCGTTGATTCAAACAATCCGGATCCTTCAAAAGCATTAAAGACAACATCACCATATAGTAAACAAGGTTTCAATATTGGTATTACTTACTTTTTGTAA
- a CDS encoding insulinase family protein produces MKKIMSNISILSLIVVVLLASCTPKQKYETITQKDANGYSYTEVTNDPTHTRIYQLENGLKIYLSVNKEKPRIQTYIPVRAGSSYDPKETTGLAHYLEHMMFKGTSKIGTIDWPKEKALIQKISDLYEKHKNTEDLDVKAAIYKQIDEVSQQASKYAIANEYDKLMSLIGAKGTNAYTSTDRTVYVNNIPSNELERWLQIESERFSELTLRLFHTEIEAVYEEFNMSQDREGTQVWNNLFRMLYPNHPYGTQTTIGEAAHLKNPSMININKYHDKYYVPNNMAICLAGDIDMEETVKLIDKYWGQMEKKPVAPMTYPETPALSKIEKADVYGPQMEMLYMAYRFNGEASTDYPKVKLIDMLMSNSVAGLLDLDINQQQKMMASGSFTQFMQEFGAHCFYAVPKPGQTLEEAESLINQEVEKIKKGEFDTWLIQAVINNLKKDDIAARAKGATADKFVDSFIAERSWNKCVDLYDEMAKLTKEDIMKFANENYKNYAIVYKRKGKLQNITKVDKPAITSVPINRTAQSEFVKMIANEDAPRLSPVFIDYKNAIHKEKMNDNVTFYAAKNSENDLFNLTFRFEVGKLADKKLEYTANLIEYLGTKNKTAEEFKKELYKEGIDFQAQARSKYFDITISGLSENMTKGEELVEDFLKNVTSNQEALDNMVKDDLKIREEAKNDKNTIFRSNLLQYALHGKHNKVTDIISAEEMKKLKAEELVTYIKNLTSYPHKIIYYGPKDANDVVSNLKKTHYWADNYLPKPAMKDYTYEKTEENKVYFVHYDMVQAFVRMINNKGKTEVKDFPKLSLFNEYYGGGMGSIVFQEIRESRALAYSAWSYYTKPYEKNMPSLLYANISTQADKFDNALKAMDEILTDMPLSQVSFDTAKESIRRKIESERITGNNLLFTYLENEKMGYTHDLRKDVYEYAKVATLKDINDFFNNRVKSDHYTIIVEGNRSKLTPKRLSKFGKVEELSLEEIFNY; encoded by the coding sequence ATGAAAAAGATAATGAGCAACATCTCTATCTTGTCTTTGATTGTAGTTGTACTTTTGGCATCATGCACGCCAAAACAGAAATACGAAACAATTACACAAAAAGACGCAAATGGTTACTCGTATACAGAAGTAACAAATGATCCAACCCATACAAGAATTTACCAACTTGAGAATGGACTTAAGATTTATCTTTCTGTAAACAAAGAAAAGCCAAGAATCCAGACCTATATTCCAGTACGTGCAGGGTCCTCTTATGATCCTAAAGAGACGACAGGACTAGCTCACTACCTTGAGCATATGATGTTTAAGGGTACATCTAAGATCGGAACGATCGATTGGCCAAAAGAAAAGGCTCTAATCCAGAAGATCTCTGACCTTTATGAAAAGCACAAAAACACAGAGGATCTTGATGTGAAAGCTGCTATCTATAAGCAAATTGATGAAGTTTCACAACAAGCATCTAAATATGCAATTGCAAATGAGTACGATAAGTTGATGAGTCTAATTGGGGCAAAAGGAACCAATGCATATACATCAACAGACCGTACGGTATATGTAAACAATATTCCATCGAATGAATTAGAAAGATGGTTACAAATTGAGAGTGAAAGATTCTCTGAACTTACACTACGTCTTTTTCACACTGAGATTGAAGCTGTTTATGAAGAGTTCAATATGAGTCAAGATAGAGAAGGAACACAGGTATGGAATAACCTTTTCCGTATGTTGTATCCAAATCACCCTTACGGAACTCAAACAACCATTGGAGAGGCTGCACATCTAAAGAATCCTTCCATGATCAATATCAACAAGTATCATGACAAGTACTATGTGCCAAACAATATGGCGATCTGCTTGGCTGGAGATATAGATATGGAAGAGACAGTCAAATTGATTGATAAGTACTGGGGGCAGATGGAAAAGAAACCGGTGGCTCCAATGACATATCCTGAGACACCTGCCCTAAGTAAGATAGAAAAAGCAGATGTATATGGTCCACAGATGGAGATGCTTTATATGGCCTATCGCTTTAATGGAGAAGCTTCAACAGACTATCCAAAAGTTAAGCTTATTGATATGCTAATGAGTAATTCCGTTGCAGGCCTTCTAGATTTAGATATCAACCAGCAACAGAAGATGATGGCTTCTGGTTCTTTTACTCAATTCATGCAAGAGTTCGGAGCTCATTGTTTCTATGCAGTTCCTAAACCAGGGCAAACACTAGAAGAGGCAGAATCTTTAATCAACCAAGAAGTTGAGAAGATAAAAAAAGGGGAATTTGACACATGGTTAATTCAAGCTGTAATCAACAATCTTAAAAAAGATGATATTGCTGCCAGAGCAAAGGGCGCTACAGCAGACAAATTTGTTGACTCTTTTATAGCAGAGCGTTCATGGAACAAATGTGTTGATCTTTATGATGAAATGGCTAAATTAACCAAAGAAGACATCATGAAGTTCGCCAATGAGAACTATAAAAACTATGCTATAGTTTACAAAAGAAAAGGAAAACTTCAGAATATTACCAAAGTAGATAAGCCGGCGATCACTTCTGTTCCAATTAACAGAACTGCTCAATCTGAATTCGTAAAGATGATTGCAAATGAAGATGCACCAAGATTATCGCCAGTCTTTATTGATTACAAGAATGCAATCCATAAAGAGAAGATGAACGACAATGTAACTTTCTATGCTGCAAAGAACAGTGAAAATGATCTTTTCAATCTAACGTTCCGTTTTGAAGTTGGTAAACTAGCAGACAAAAAATTAGAGTATACAGCGAACTTAATAGAGTACCTAGGAACGAAGAATAAGACTGCAGAAGAGTTCAAGAAAGAACTTTATAAAGAAGGTATTGATTTCCAAGCTCAAGCTAGATCAAAATATTTTGATATCACAATTAGTGGACTTAGTGAGAATATGACAAAAGGAGAGGAATTGGTAGAAGATTTCCTTAAAAATGTCACCTCAAACCAAGAGGCACTAGATAACATGGTTAAAGATGATCTAAAAATTAGAGAAGAAGCAAAGAATGATAAAAACACAATTTTCCGCAGTAACCTTCTTCAATATGCACTTCATGGAAAGCATAACAAAGTGACAGATATCATTTCTGCAGAAGAGATGAAAAAACTAAAAGCGGAAGAGCTGGTTACATACATCAAAAACTTGACATCATACCCACATAAGATCATCTATTACGGTCCTAAAGATGCCAATGATGTAGTTAGTAATCTGAAAAAAACGCACTATTGGGCAGACAACTACCTTCCAAAACCTGCAATGAAAGATTACACATACGAGAAAACTGAAGAAAATAAAGTCTATTTTGTTCATTACGACATGGTTCAAGCATTCGTTCGTATGATCAACAATAAAGGTAAAACTGAAGTAAAAGATTTCCCAAAACTTTCTCTATTCAATGAATACTATGGTGGAGGAATGGGATCTATTGTTTTCCAAGAAATTCGTGAATCTAGAGCTTTAGCTTATTCAGCATGGTCTTATTACACAAAACCATATGAGAAGAATATGCCATCACTTCTTTATGCCAATATATCAACACAAGCAGATAAGTTTGATAATGCATTGAAAGCAATGGATGAGATTCTTACAGACATGCCTCTTTCTCAGGTTTCCTTTGATACAGCGAAAGAGTCTATCCGTCGTAAAATTGAATCAGAGCGCATTACGGGCAATAATCTCCTGTTCACATACCTAGAGAACGAAAAGATGGGATATACTCATGATCTTCGTAAAGATGTTTATGAATATGCAAAAGTTGCAACACTAAAAGATATTAATGACTTCTTTAACAACAGAGTAAAATCGGACCACTACACTATTATTGTGGAAGGAAATAGATCAAAACTTACACCCAAAAGACTTTCCAAGTTTGGTAAAGTAGAAGAACTTTCTCTAGAAGAGATTTTCAATTACTAA
- a CDS encoding porin family protein, protein MKKIFFSLMLVFTFTINVCGQGVYSVRTYADTDIDKEQRDHLFEIMPMVGFQFGGKINFVQGKLDIKNDMMYGISCGMQIYSDADVEFAYSRMDTRANFNSSGVLKSGSYNLSVDYFQLGYLHYLKSGQLRPFGLISVGATLLNSKDDTVSDTSLFSMALGGGIKYYINDKFGLRLQGRLLMPMYFNGAGFMVGFNGAGSFTSVGVSATEVLVQGDLSVGVIYRFGS, encoded by the coding sequence ATGAAGAAAATATTTTTTAGCCTCATGTTGGTTTTCACTTTCACTATTAATGTTTGTGGACAGGGGGTGTACTCTGTAAGAACCTACGCTGATACCGATATAGATAAAGAACAACGTGATCATCTATTTGAGATTATGCCAATGGTAGGATTTCAGTTTGGTGGTAAGATCAATTTTGTTCAAGGTAAGTTAGATATTAAAAATGATATGATGTATGGTATCTCATGTGGAATGCAGATATATTCTGATGCAGATGTCGAATTTGCCTATTCGAGAATGGATACTCGTGCTAATTTTAATAGTAGTGGTGTCTTAAAGAGTGGTAGTTATAACTTGAGTGTTGATTATTTTCAGCTAGGGTATTTGCATTATCTTAAGAGTGGTCAGTTACGACCTTTTGGATTAATTAGTGTAGGGGCTACACTATTAAATTCGAAGGATGATACCGTAAGTGACACCTCTCTTTTTTCTATGGCACTTGGGGGTGGGATCAAGTACTATATTAATGATAAGTTTGGCTTACGTTTACAGGGACGTTTGTTGATGCCAATGTATTTTAATGGAGCTGGATTTATGGTTGGATTTAATGGAGCAGGGTCTTTCACATCTGTAGGAGTAAGTGCGACAGAAGTATTAGTGCAAGGAGATTTGAGTGTCGGAGTTATTTATCGATTTGGAAGCTAA
- a CDS encoding DUF1566 domain-containing protein yields MKSHLFNKRKNKGTVLLFLFILVFSWNTKLEAQNVSISDIKNAPAEATAVLDIYSNDKGVLVPRVELKGPNDPISGVKPNGLLVYNTVASATYKVEGFYFWKGTDWMPLGQDIYEIDARAHYIGTATSASNADYLLDQVCVNLQSDLDKISTTAGSPAQVLKSINATRTGAGLDVPSGNYVVKADGNYISSATSIHDATIRLDNTLNAVDARSASNSMAVNRNITKIDEINKTLGTIGGGSTGTQDELDRTQRSLGLGKGGEYKPITSAHYVSTAKFAQEEVFLLDKALHATDTELAVNRNLVTRIDNDNTAIQVKIAQNETNITDLQSKVDNTIAAAGFTKDGDYSKPTSSNYLNGSTSLQNADLIIDQKVKENSTKVTNIITTTSNLQKELDATQAGSGLQADGSYAPIAAASYINTAASLQNESFILDGKVREVKLQIGDHTARIEGVENRTTALETSVNDHTTQIGDLTTKTNNIENTQTDLQNKTNNIITGAGLNADGSYAADLTGSYTNTATSLADADKKLDVAIKDLSDSYNNKFGAEGVVEAQKGIVADNNKDVKGYNKIVVGSNDEKSPSAAMEVNSTTRGFLFPRMTSNEIKDIKNPAEGLVVYNLTQHIPVFFNGSRWMTYGGRPMDVVVGDRLWGGIVFSVNSGKREVLIVSEASEEYTDYTTSVAKAQEPFSGYSDWRLPNQTELQSLFDNYKASFGTNGEYWVDSTAGGTLTDALFFTVSSNSFALKKKVNACRYKKVRSQKY; encoded by the coding sequence ATGAAAAGTCATCTGTTTAACAAAAGAAAGAACAAAGGAACAGTTCTGTTATTCTTATTTATTCTAGTTTTCTCATGGAACACTAAACTAGAAGCGCAGAATGTTTCTATTAGCGATATAAAAAATGCACCTGCTGAAGCAACTGCAGTTCTTGATATCTATTCTAACGACAAAGGGGTACTTGTTCCTCGAGTTGAGCTTAAAGGACCCAACGACCCTATTTCTGGGGTAAAACCAAATGGTCTTTTGGTATACAACACAGTAGCATCCGCAACCTATAAAGTAGAAGGTTTCTATTTTTGGAAAGGAACAGATTGGATGCCACTAGGACAGGATATCTACGAGATTGATGCTAGAGCACACTATATTGGTACAGCAACGAGTGCTAGTAATGCAGATTACTTGTTAGATCAAGTTTGTGTTAATTTACAATCCGATTTAGATAAAATTTCTACAACGGCAGGGTCACCTGCACAAGTACTAAAATCAATCAATGCGACAAGAACAGGCGCAGGTTTGGATGTACCTTCTGGAAATTATGTAGTGAAAGCTGATGGAAATTATATTTCGTCTGCCACTTCTATTCATGATGCCACAATAAGATTAGACAATACATTAAATGCAGTTGATGCTCGATCGGCATCAAACTCGATGGCAGTGAATCGTAATATCACTAAGATCGATGAGATCAATAAAACCTTAGGAACAATTGGTGGTGGATCTACAGGTACTCAAGATGAACTTGATAGAACACAAAGATCACTCGGTTTAGGAAAAGGTGGAGAGTACAAACCAATTACATCTGCTCATTATGTAAGCACCGCGAAATTTGCACAAGAAGAGGTTTTTCTTTTAGATAAAGCACTACATGCAACAGACACTGAACTAGCCGTAAATAGAAATCTTGTTACGCGTATCGATAATGACAATACGGCCATCCAAGTAAAGATTGCTCAAAACGAAACAAACATTACAGATCTACAATCCAAAGTAGACAATACGATTGCAGCAGCAGGCTTCACAAAAGATGGGGACTATTCTAAACCAACGTCATCAAACTATTTAAACGGATCAACATCTTTACAAAATGCAGATCTAATTATTGATCAAAAAGTAAAAGAGAATAGCACCAAAGTAACCAACATAATCACAACGACCAGTAACTTACAAAAAGAGCTTGATGCTACGCAAGCTGGTAGTGGTCTACAAGCTGATGGAAGCTACGCACCTATTGCAGCTGCAAGTTATATTAACACGGCTGCTTCTCTACAGAATGAAAGCTTTATTCTAGATGGAAAAGTACGAGAGGTAAAACTCCAAATTGGAGACCATACTGCCCGTATTGAAGGAGTTGAAAACAGAACGACAGCCTTAGAGACATCCGTAAATGATCACACAACTCAGATTGGTGATTTAACAACAAAAACAAATAACATAGAAAACACCCAAACGGACTTACAAAACAAGACCAACAATATCATAACTGGGGCTGGTCTTAATGCTGATGGCTCATACGCAGCAGATCTTACAGGGAGTTATACGAATACTGCTACAAGCTTAGCAGATGCTGACAAAAAGTTAGACGTAGCAATCAAAGATCTTAGTGATAGTTATAATAATAAGTTTGGGGCTGAAGGAGTTGTTGAAGCGCAAAAAGGAATTGTTGCAGACAATAACAAAGATGTCAAGGGCTATAACAAAATTGTTGTAGGAAGCAATGATGAAAAATCACCTTCTGCTGCAATGGAAGTAAACAGTACCACAAGAGGTTTCTTATTTCCACGAATGACATCAAATGAGATCAAAGATATCAAAAATCCTGCTGAAGGGCTTGTCGTATATAATCTCACCCAACACATCCCGGTATTTTTTAACGGTAGCCGTTGGATGACATATGGAGGAAGACCTATGGACGTAGTGGTAGGTGATCGCTTATGGGGAGGTATCGTCTTCTCTGTGAATTCTGGTAAAAGAGAAGTATTAATAGTTTCTGAAGCTTCAGAAGAGTATACGGACTATACAACCTCTGTAGCAAAAGCTCAAGAGCCATTTTCTGGATACTCTGATTGGAGACTTCCAAACCAAACAGAACTTCAATCACTTTTTGATAATTATAAAGCATCCTTCGGTACAAATGGTGAATATTGGGTAGACTCAACTGCTGGAGGAACACTCACAGATGCTCTATTTTTTACAGTGAGCTCAAATAGCTTTGCATTAAAGAAAAAGGTTAATGCTTGTAGATACAAAAAAGTACGTTCACAAAAGTATTAA